A region from the Cannabis sativa cultivar Pink pepper isolate KNU-18-1 chromosome 9, ASM2916894v1, whole genome shotgun sequence genome encodes:
- the LOC115722217 gene encoding probable serine/threonine-protein phosphatase 2A regulatory subunit B'' subunit TON2, producing the protein MYSGSSDGEGHEAVHRKIPPASSMPWVRNLRRFIGDGRGLGSEALMELETKKILLDIFKEKQQKSAEAGTIPSFYKKKPEEGSISNRVQRLAKYRFLKKQSDLLLNADDLDAMWTCLRENCVVDDATGAEKMNYEDFCHIASVCTEQIGPKCRRFFSPSNFMKFEKDEQGRIAILPFYLYVMRTVSLTQARIDMSELDGDSDGFLQQHEMQGYINGLIPNLAQLRDMPSGFIDTYCKIAAHKFFFFCDPHRRGKACIKKVLLSNCLQELMELHQESEEEITDTEQAENWFSLTSAQRICDIFLALDKDRSQTLSKQELQEYADGTLTEIFIERVFDEHVRRGKSGGGKTREMNFECFLDFVLALENKDTPEGLTYLFRCLDLQGRGYLTTADIHSLFRDVHQKWIEGGNYELCIEDVRDEIWDMVKPADPLKITLADLLSCKQGGTVASMLIDVRGFWAHDNRENLLQEEEEPEEE; encoded by the exons ATGTACAGTGGTTCCAGCGATGGCGAAGGCCATGAGGCGGTGCATAGGAAGATCCCTCCAGCTTCTTCCATGCCTTGGGTCAGGAACCTCCGACGATTCATCGGAGATGGACGGGGTCTCGGATCTGAGGCTCTAATGG AGCTTGAAACAAAGAAAATCTTGCTTGATATTTTCAAAGAGAAGCAACAAAAAAGTGCTGAAGCTGGCACAATTCCGAGTTTCTATAAGAAG AAACCTGAGGAAGGATCCATCAGTAATAGGGTCCAAAGGCTGGCGAAATATCGGTTTTTAAAG AAGCAATCAGATCTTTTGCTAAATGCTGATGATCTGGATGCAATGTGGACATGCTTAAGAGAAAATTGTGTGGTTGATGATGCAACTGGAGCTGAAAAG ATGAATTATGAAGATTTTTGCCATATTGCCTCTGTATGTACTGAACAAATAGGCCCCAAATGTCGTCGTTTTTTCAGCCCTtcaaattttatgaagtttGAGAAAGATGAACAAGGAAGAATTGCAATTTTGCCCTTTTACCTTTATGTGATGCGAACG GTTTCACTTACACAGGCCCGAATTGATATGAGTGAACTCGACGGGGATTCTGATGGATTCCTTCAACAGCAT GAGATGCAGGGCTATATAAATGGTCTTATACCTAATCTGGCACAATTACGAGACATGCCTTCCGGCTTTATTGACACTTACTGTAAAATAGCGGCACACaagttctttttcttttgtgaCCCTCATAGACGAG GAAAAGCCTGTATAAAGAAGGTGTTGTTAAGTAACTGTCTCCAGGAACTAATGGAGCTGCACCAG GAAAGTGAAGAAGAAATCACTGATACTGAACAAGCTGAAAATTGGTTCTCTTTGACATCTGCTCAGCGAATCTGTG ACATTTTTCTTGCCCTTGATAAAGATAGGAGCCAAACATTGAGCAAGCAGGAGCTTCAAGAATACGCAGATGGAACACTGACTGAAATTTTCATAGAAAGAG TGTTTGATGAACATGTTCGCCGTGGCAAAAGTGGTGGGGGAAAGACAAGGGAGATGAACTTTGAATGCTTTTTGGACTTTGTCCTCGCATTGGAGAATAAGGACACACCAGAAGGATTAACGTATTTGTTcagatgtcttgatcttcagggTAGAGGTTACCTGACAACTGCCGATATCCACTCTCTTTTCAG AGACGTGCATCAGAAATGGATCGAGGGTGGTAACTACGAGTTGTGCATCGAGGATGTAAGAGATGAAATATGGGATATGGTGAAGCCAGCTGATCCGCTGAAGATAACATTGGCAGACTTATTATCTTGCAAACAGGGTGGGACAGTGGCTAGCATGCTTATAGATGTGCGTGGTTTTTGGGCACATGACAACAGAGAAAATCTTCTTCAAGAGGAGGAAGAGCCAGAAGAAGAGTGA
- the LOC115722219 gene encoding uncharacterized protein LOC115722219 isoform X2, translating into MELPSPSSSTYRTSSSKSGRCEKFINRVIWPAIRGKSCPICLESLHIQTSAVLTLCTHAFCEVCIRRWSYLKRKCPLCIADFDSWFSRIDLSSQNFRKHRLPALNTTSSTQFRLQEQHSNFRTVISSLRRRSSPLPWRRSFGRPGLVGSDVIAQRKLRWRSSIYEKQLKAVPITPMENVEQNMSLNNGVKERILGRIEPWIRRELQAVLGDPDPSVIVHVASSLYIATLEKKIQFSSTQLDLRDNFLDELRPFLLDKTDMFWHEVFCREFIYN; encoded by the exons ATGGAACTCCCGTCGCCGTCGTCATCTACATACCGGACATCATCGTCGAAATCCGGTCGTTGCGAAAAGTTTATCAACAGAGTAATTTGGCCTGCGATTCGAGGAAAGTCTTGCCCCATATGCTTGGAAAGCCTTCATATCCAAACCTCGGCGGTTCTGACTCTGTGCACCCACGCTTTCTGCGAGGTATGTATACGCAGATGGAGCTATCTGAAACGGAAATGCCCTCTTTGCATCGCTGATTTTGATTCTTGGTTCTCACGTATCGATCTCTCCTCTCAAAACTTCCGTAAACACCGTTTACCAGCTCTAAATACAACTAGTTCTACACAGTTCCGCTTACAAGAACAACATTCGAATTTTAG GACAGTGATAAGTTCTCTACGACGGCGATCATCGCCTTTGCCGTGGCGGCGGTCGTTTGGACGGCCGGGCTTAGTGGGTTCTGATGTTATTGCTCAGAGAAAACTTCGATGGCGATCAAG CATATATGAGAAGCAATTGAAAGCGGTTCCTATAACACCAATGGAGAATGTTGAACAG AATATGTCATTGAACAATGGTGTAAAAGAAAGAATACTAGGAAGAATAGAACCATGGATAAGGAGAGAGCTACAAGCAGTCCTTGGAGACCCAGATCCATCTGTGATTGTTCATGTGGCTTCCTCACTTTACATTGCTACCCTTGAAAAGAAGATTCAGTTTTCTTCAACACAGCTTGATTTGAGAGACAATTTTTTGGATGAATTGCGGCCATTTCTGCTCGATAAAACTGACATGTTTTGGCATGAA GTGTTTTGCAGAGAGTTCATTTACAATTGA
- the LOC115722219 gene encoding uncharacterized protein LOC115722219 isoform X1, translating into MELPSPSSSTYRTSSSKSGRCEKFINRVIWPAIRGKSCPICLESLHIQTSAVLTLCTHAFCEVCIRRWSYLKRKCPLCIADFDSWFSRIDLSSQNFRKHRLPALNTTSSTQFRLQEQHSNFRTVISSLRRRSSPLPWRRSFGRPGLVGSDVIAQRKLRWRSSIYEKQLKAVPITPMENVEQNMSLNNGVKERILGRIEPWIRRELQAVLGDPDPSVIVHVASSLYIATLEKKIQFSSTQLDLRDNFLDELRPFLLDKTDMFWHEVRCFAESSFTIETYDAVIEYTE; encoded by the exons ATGGAACTCCCGTCGCCGTCGTCATCTACATACCGGACATCATCGTCGAAATCCGGTCGTTGCGAAAAGTTTATCAACAGAGTAATTTGGCCTGCGATTCGAGGAAAGTCTTGCCCCATATGCTTGGAAAGCCTTCATATCCAAACCTCGGCGGTTCTGACTCTGTGCACCCACGCTTTCTGCGAGGTATGTATACGCAGATGGAGCTATCTGAAACGGAAATGCCCTCTTTGCATCGCTGATTTTGATTCTTGGTTCTCACGTATCGATCTCTCCTCTCAAAACTTCCGTAAACACCGTTTACCAGCTCTAAATACAACTAGTTCTACACAGTTCCGCTTACAAGAACAACATTCGAATTTTAG GACAGTGATAAGTTCTCTACGACGGCGATCATCGCCTTTGCCGTGGCGGCGGTCGTTTGGACGGCCGGGCTTAGTGGGTTCTGATGTTATTGCTCAGAGAAAACTTCGATGGCGATCAAG CATATATGAGAAGCAATTGAAAGCGGTTCCTATAACACCAATGGAGAATGTTGAACAG AATATGTCATTGAACAATGGTGTAAAAGAAAGAATACTAGGAAGAATAGAACCATGGATAAGGAGAGAGCTACAAGCAGTCCTTGGAGACCCAGATCCATCTGTGATTGTTCATGTGGCTTCCTCACTTTACATTGCTACCCTTGAAAAGAAGATTCAGTTTTCTTCAACACAGCTTGATTTGAGAGACAATTTTTTGGATGAATTGCGGCCATTTCTGCTCGATAAAACTGACATGTTTTGGCATGAAGTAAG GTGTTTTGCAGAGAGTTCATTTACAATTGAAACATACGATGCTGTGATTGAATATACAGAGTAG